Genomic segment of Mycobacterium sp. 050128:
GCGCACCATCGTGTCGATCACGGCAACGTCCCAGCCGTCGCGCACCAGACGTCTGACCAAGTAGGCGCCGATGAACCCGCCGCCGCCGGTCACCACCACGCGAGTGCTCATGAAAGCTCCGCCCTGCTGTTGCCGACCGCGAAGTACGAGTTGCCCAGCTCGGACGTTGGCAAGTGGCTGAAATGATTCCAGTAGTCGAACACGAAGCCGTCTGGCGCGATGAACTCGCTGATGGTGCGCGGCGAAATTCGGCCGAGCTCAGGATGATTGTTGGCGATAATCACCACCGACGCACCGCTCACCGCATCGCCGAGCCGATCGAATGCCTGCTCGTCGGGGAAGGTCGTCCCCAAGTGCCCGGTCGCGATGACCGGGTCGAATAGCCGGATTTCGGCGTCGGGATGGGCCTTCTTCAGTTGGTCCAACACTTTGATGGACATCGATCCGCGAAGATCGTCGGTGGCCGGGATACCCTTAAAAGCCATGCCTAACAAGGCTATTCGTAAAGGCGAGGGCAGGTTGCGCCTGGCGACTTCGTCGCTGATGAATTTGACGGTCTCCGCCGGCTGTCGCTCGTTGACGAGCCGGCCCGCGATGGTGATCTCCAGTTCGATTCCGCGAGTGCGAGCGCTCTGCAGCAGGATGTGCGGGTCCTTCTCCAGGCACGGACCACCCACTAGGCCAGGCAGCGGCACACTCGTCCGCTTGTAACCCAGCTTCCCCGAGGAGATCACCTCGTGCGCGTTGACCCCGAACGCATCGCACAATCGCGCCACCTCGTTGGCGAACGCGAAATGCACGTCGCGATAAGTGTTGTCGACGAGCTTGATGATCTCGGCGGCCTCCGGGCTGGACACCGCGACGATGGAGTTGGTCAGCCGCCGGAAGACCGCCGCGGCACGGTCGCTGACAGCGGGGTCATCCGCGCCCACAATCTGCGGCAACTCGCGCAGTTCTTGCAGCGCTTGGCCTTCGAGTGTTCGCTCGGGGCACATCGCGATGTCGAAGCGCTTGCCGGACTCGGCGAGGATGGGCGAGACCACATCCCGGGTGGTCCCGACTTTGACCGTGGAACGCAGGATCACCAGCGCGCCGTCGCTCATGTTCGCGGTGACCTCGCGGCTGGCCGCCTCGATCATGTCGGTGCGCACGAGTCCCTCGCTGGACAGCGGCGTGCCGACCGTGATGATGTATGTGTCGCACACCGCATCTGGACTGAGTTGCCCGACGGCCACCAGGCTTCCCGAGCCGACCACCCGCGACAGCGCTTCGGGCAATCCGGTTTCGGAGAAGTGTGGGAGACCGGCGTTGGTCTGTTCAACGACCTCGGACCGCTTCTCAACGCCGATCACCTTGTTGCCGGCCTCGGCCAGCACGGTCGCGAGCGTCAGCCCGACGTAGCCAAGACCGATGACGCCTACGTCGTAGTGCGAAACTGGCAGACCCATGTTCCCTCCCGACAGTCGATGTGCCAATCATTGCCGAACCGGCCGGATCTGCGGCGCGAAATGCTCTCCAAGCACGGCTTCGACATGCGGTAAACATCTCCTTCGTCCTTGCCCTGCAACGCGCCGCACCCGGTAGTGTGCCACCCAATGGGTCTGGGCTGCCCGGCGGCAGTTGAAGTCCCTGCTTTGCTTCGTTTCGCGCAGAACCGAGGAGAATGCAGATGAATCAATCCGCCACTTTGCTACGCAATCCGGTCACGTCGATCCGTGCGGGATACACGGCCATCACCAGCCAATCCCCGCGCACCCTCGTGCTCGGCACCATCTTGCTGGCATCAGCGGTTTCAGGGTTCACCGGTTTCGTTCTCACGCAATACTTCGCGATCGACGCCATTTCGTCGCTACTCGCCTTCCCGTACGCGGATTGCTATCTCGACTGGGGCACCAACATCGGTCGCCACTGCTTTAGTGACTACGCATATGAAGTGATGTTCGGCATGCGCGCCAACCCATGGCAACCATTCGAGATCATTCTGCAGCCGGACATCCATCAGATGGCCGTGAACAACTACCCGGCGGCCGGAACGCTTCCACCACTCATTTTCGGGTGGGTGGGCAAATTGGTGGGTGCGCCGGTCATTGGGATCCTGGGTTACCTGCTCGCGTTGGCAATCGCGGTCCTTTCGCCCGCCGTCTGGGCGGCTCGGGGCGCTCGTGGTCTCGAGCGGATCGTGGTTTTCGTGGCCTGCGGCGCCGCGGCCGTCCCGGTGTGGTCGGTGATCGATAGGGCCAACTCGGTCGGCTTCCTGGCCCCGGTCGGCCTGGTGTTTCTGATTGCGCTGGTTCGGCAACGGTGGGGACTCGTGGCGGCCATGGTGGTGCTCGCCGCCCTGTTGAAGCCACAATTCGTTGTCCTGGCCATCGTGCTGTTCGCGGTCCGCCAATGGCGGTGGGGCGGCATCGCGATCGGCAGCGCCGTGGTGTTGAACGCGGCCGCATATCTGTTCTGGCCGCAGGACTTTCCGCACACCATCATGCAATCGGCGGCCAGCACCCTTGGTTACGCAAGCGGCAGCGTCGGCGTCGTCGCGACCTCAAACGTGTCGTTTGGCAGGTCACTCCTCTTGGCGCCGGACATTCTGATGTTCATGCAGACAGGCGGCAAAATGCCCGACGGCTATCTGGCGGCCCCGCGAGCGCTGATCGGGTACGTCGTCCTCGTCATCGTCATCGTCGCCATACTGGCTCTTGGGCGGCGCATCCCGCCCGTCATCGCGGGGATCGTGCTGCTGGTTACGGCGTCCCTGTTCCCCATCGTGGCCATGAGCTACTACTACGTGTTCGCATTACCGATCGCGGCGCTGCTGGTGCGGGATCCGAACGGGCCGCCGGGCACCGGGATCCTCGACCGGCTCGCAACCGTCGCCGGCCAACATCGCAGCGTCGGCATTTGGCTGAGCCTGTCCACGGCGCTCACCCTCGCGACGATCGCCCTGCCGAGTCCGCCGATGCAGGTGCTGTTGTACCGCAAAGACGGCCCGCCGATCTCGGAGCTGACGGTGATCACCACGGCGACGCTGGTGCCGATGCTGTGGCTCGTCACGATCGCCATCGTCATCGTCACGTATGCGCGCAGACCGGCTACCAACGAACCGTCACAGGAGACAAGCGCGACAGTGGAGTCGCCCGAGCCTGCGGCCACGACCACGTCCTAAGCCACGGCGCACCCGCTCTAGGTGGTGTGCGAAGTCTCATCTCCGGTGGTCTGCGCGTCAGCGGCACCGCGCCGGAAAGAAAAGAAGCGGTGGCCAACATAGTTCAGCAGCAGGATGGGCACAAAGACTATCGCCTGCGCTACGACGCGCTGCACGCCCAACTCGACCAGCACAGTCAGGGCGACGGCGTTGAGGCCAAACGTGGTGAGGTAGACGGTCTCGAAGCGCGCAAGGTCACGCAGCACGTGGCCCCGGACACGGAACACCAGCCGGCGGTGCATCACGAAGGCGAACAGCACGCTCAGGATGTGCGAAATGCTGACGGTCACCAGCGCCCCGGCTACCGCGCCGAACTGTCGATCGATGAGGTGGCCCACGGTCACCGAGCAGGCGACGAAGAGGCCGAACCCG
This window contains:
- a CDS encoding nucleotide sugar dehydrogenase; the encoded protein is MGLPVSHYDVGVIGLGYVGLTLATVLAEAGNKVIGVEKRSEVVEQTNAGLPHFSETGLPEALSRVVGSGSLVAVGQLSPDAVCDTYIITVGTPLSSEGLVRTDMIEAASREVTANMSDGALVILRSTVKVGTTRDVVSPILAESGKRFDIAMCPERTLEGQALQELRELPQIVGADDPAVSDRAAAVFRRLTNSIVAVSSPEAAEIIKLVDNTYRDVHFAFANEVARLCDAFGVNAHEVISSGKLGYKRTSVPLPGLVGGPCLEKDPHILLQSARTRGIELEITIAGRLVNERQPAETVKFISDEVARRNLPSPLRIALLGMAFKGIPATDDLRGSMSIKVLDQLKKAHPDAEIRLFDPVIATGHLGTTFPDEQAFDRLGDAVSGASVVIIANNHPELGRISPRTISEFIAPDGFVFDYWNHFSHLPTSELGNSYFAVGNSRAELS
- a CDS encoding glycosyltransferase family 87 protein; protein product: MNQSATLLRNPVTSIRAGYTAITSQSPRTLVLGTILLASAVSGFTGFVLTQYFAIDAISSLLAFPYADCYLDWGTNIGRHCFSDYAYEVMFGMRANPWQPFEIILQPDIHQMAVNNYPAAGTLPPLIFGWVGKLVGAPVIGILGYLLALAIAVLSPAVWAARGARGLERIVVFVACGAAAVPVWSVIDRANSVGFLAPVGLVFLIALVRQRWGLVAAMVVLAALLKPQFVVLAIVLFAVRQWRWGGIAIGSAVVLNAAAYLFWPQDFPHTIMQSAASTLGYASGSVGVVATSNVSFGRSLLLAPDILMFMQTGGKMPDGYLAAPRALIGYVVLVIVIVAILALGRRIPPVIAGIVLLVTASLFPIVAMSYYYVFALPIAALLVRDPNGPPGTGILDRLATVAGQHRSVGIWLSLSTALTLATIALPSPPMQVLLYRKDGPPISELTVITTATLVPMLWLVTIAIVIVTYARRPATNEPSQETSATVESPEPAATTTS
- a CDS encoding GtrA family protein, which produces MTEFDLPPESAPPGPLIRLVRDQRMAFLLVGGINTVVGFGLFVACSVTVGHLIDRQFGAVAGALVTVSISHILSVLFAFVMHRRLVFRVRGHVLRDLARFETVYLTTFGLNAVALTVLVELGVQRVVAQAIVFVPILLLNYVGHRFFSFRRGAADAQTTGDETSHTT